The genome window TCTTCTATTAGATATATATTTCAGAAGTTATTTAGATCATTTAGTGACAAAATCGACTATGAAACTATGATTTATGTAAAACTTCCTatagttataacttataagggTTTTAATAATTGATAGCGCATTAAAGTCCATATGataataatgttaaatttaGGTTAAAGTTGTTTCTGCAAGTAATTTCATATTGGCATATATTTGCTatagtattttattaaaaaaaaacatttaccaATGTTCAACAACACAAACCCCTTCAAAACATACCTTCTGTctcacaacacaacacataCCCCAAACAGTAATTACAAATGCCCATGAAATTGACGAAATAAAGCACCCAAACCTAATACATGACCACAGACAAAACAAAGACCAGAAGTAACAGACATCCAAACAGAAATGAAAGATGCTCACAAAATGGACCAAACAAAACACGTGACACTTGACACATTACCTGTGAACACTCCATGCAAAATAACCAAAGAACTCCCATTCCCCCAgccaaagaaaagaacaaaccaACATTGTAAGGAATGTAAACATACGAATATGATGACAATACCAATACCATTATGCAGTAAGGAAAACTTGTACAGGGGCAGAATTGTGAAAGCAATATAACACGTATACCTTGATCATTTCTGGCAGTGAATATGATCATTCCAGTCTCATCACCAACCAAGCACTCAGCAATTTGCATTTGCCGGGATTGAGGACCATCAGAACGACCTCTCTGCATCACCATCTTAGCATTGACTACCTTCACAGTTAAAGTGTGCCCACTTGTCCCCGGGCGAAGCTGATCAACCTTGATGAACACTGGTTTCCTCAATCCTGATTTTGAATCTGCCATGTTTCAAATCCTACAAAAACCACAAGAACATCCAATAAGACAGCACAAAAAACCGCAGCAGTGACAGTATGCGTATCTTTGAAGACCTTAATACATAGCTCAGAATCAAAGGTTTAATGAACCTTTTCCTTGTACATAACATAGGCTTTGAATATGAAATGCTCCCTTATTCAACTTTTTCATCCAAAATTTTCAGCTGAGGGAAAAACCTAGTTTAACGCATGAGAACTAAAATACAAGCAAAAGCAAGGAAACTCAATTAACATAGTGGAGCATGTAAACAACCTAACCTAACCCCAGCTTAAAGGGGTAAGAAAGTTTTGAACTTTTCAACATCTCAGGGtcaaataataatgatattagGTTAGTAACAAGGATAAAGCATGAGATCCAAACTCATACCAATTTTCCAATTCCATCAAACATACTtaagaaatttcaaacaaaattcaaaggggaaaaactagaaaaaaattCGAGAAACCCAAAAGtaaaaagtgaatttttttcacaTGAAAATCCAGATATGAGTGTGAAAAGGAAAGAATTAGATTGAAGATTGGAATGCTACCTGGAAATTGGTGTGAGAGAAGAAAGGGATCCGAAACTGAAACTGAGACTGAGACTGAGCGACGCAAACGTCGAGGTCGGGTTTTAAGGAGAGAAATACAAGTTTATATCATCAGGTTCACGGGATTTTGCCCCTGATTCAACcttagacaaaaataaataatattaataattaattataaataaacatttttttatttctaaattaattttttcatattttaaaaaatctataatataaattagaagAAGAGTgctaacaatatattttaatactttttactatgattaaaatttattaaaaaattataaaatcatgagTGCAACTCATTAAACAagaaatgagataaaaaaaacatttgaaaagtaataaaattttatcaattaaatattttaaattttttaaaactatctcaattatttaaaattattatgatcttatttttacttttatatatgatTTCCTTAGTTattatctcttttaatttatcatcttttaactttatttctaaattcaattttaataattttaaaaaattatttctttgttaTAAATTAGAAGATGAGTGTTTTTTACGGCAAAAGAAGATGGTTAAGAATACATTTTTAACATGTCTTCACATATTGGATTTGATCAGTTTTAAAACTTATTCATTTAtagttttcttaatttattatccTATTGATCTTGTTTACAACTTTAAactaatttgatttaataatttaaagcaagattatttttttattttattcctacTTTTTAGAgacaatattaaataaatgataatatatatactaaatataataaataaaaaaatttaatatcaaatattttatttatctcattatttaactaataatagtttaattttttaaaatatatactatataaaaataaacttacacAAGTTGatacttatatttatatatcttaaCTCAAAtagttagtaaaaaataatctttaattcaatatattttctataaataagcaTAAGTtatgtgataattttataaatatacaagaaatgaaaataaaaacatgaatgatattataaaattataaataaaaatatatacatatgtataaGTTTGATTTAACTTGGATCATTTTGGAAATCAAATCCGAAATccaatccaataaaaaaattggtttttcaatttttttaatctattcgattttttgtttatttgaatttcatctttttgtattaattttttctattctcATTGGATTGGATTGATTCATGAATAACactatatttttaaagtattttattctCATACATatatcttattaattattataacaataaacaagataagatgataaaatatcaaatttaattaaatatatatgaaaagatCTTAatcctacaaaaatattaattaggtgtttgaagtttttttttttaccaaagatATTTGTAGAGGTGATAAGATAGAGGCAGGCATTCCAACAATGTTGACACCCTTACCTCAACCTAAACTTTGCCACAACAGAAgatgttatatataaagaaggaaaagagaTAACAAATATAGGGGATATCAACCAAAACCCATGAGAtaatgtcaaaagttatgagaacttatattttttatgtgaacCAAAGTATCTATTGTTTGAAAATCAAAGACTACATgcttaaaatgataaaattatatatcaattATATCAGATTAAAAACTTATAGTTACAAAGACCTAACATATTTCTAAAACAATCTTCTCTAGTAAAGTTAGTTTGTCACAACTTAAAATTACTAaaacaaatgataatttataatggtTTTTAAATCATTagagactaaattaaaaaagttacaaaataaaaaatccaattataacttttaaaatttaaaaattgtaaaatactttatctattcttatttataaaactaaaattaaaaataagaatattttttttaagatccaATTCATAATACTgaaatatttctaattaattatactcACAAACAGTTATTAGAGGAGTTTTCAACGACTatagtaattttgaaaaaattaagataatatcaactaaattaataatCTTGTTTACTGAATTAGATAATTGTACTTATATTCCTTGACTGAGATTTTAGAATTAATCTCTTAAAGTACTAAAATCTAttcaaaaaactaataaatattctTCCATACATCATAAACGTTTCCCAGCTgatgtgaaaaataatttaagaacttacttgttaattttaatttaacctaAATTAAACTGATAAatgaaacatttatttatttatttttgtctataAGGAGTTGAATCGCGAACAAAATCCGTGAACAGTACCCGGTTTCGACACTCGCGTCTCAGCCTCAGTTTCGGATCTCTCCCTTCTCTCACCAATTTCCAGGTCGCATTCCAATCTTCAATctcctttcccttttccttcAATCTATTTGTTTCCTTTTCACTCTCATAACTCGATtttcatggaaaaaaaaaacaaaaaaacttcgCTCTTTATTGTTGGGTTTCTCgaaatttttatagttttttttcccgtgaattttatttgaaatttctcaAGTATGTTTGATGGAATTGGAAAATTGGTATGAGTTTGGATCTTATACTCTATCCATGTTACTAACTTGatattattatcaatatttgACACTGAGatattgaaaatttcaaaacctTCTTACCCCTTTTAGCTGGGGTTAGGTTAGGTAGATTACAGGCTCCGCTATGTTAATTGAGCTTGCTTGTTTCTGCTTGTATTTTAGTTCACATTCGCTAAACTAGGTTTTTTCCCTTAGCTGGAAATTTTGGATTGAAAAGTTGAATAAGGGAGCATTTCATATTCAAAACCTATGTACAAGAAATAGTTCATTCATTAGAACTTTGATTTTGAGCTATGCATGAAGATCTTACAAGATAGGCTTAATGTGCAGTGCTGCTATTTGTATGTTGTCTTAGTGGAAGTTTTTGTAGGATTTGAAAAATGGCAGATTCCAAACCAGGATTGAGGAAGCCAGTGTTCACCAAGGTCGATCAGCTTCGTCCAGGGACCAGCGGGCACACTTTAACTGTGAAGGTGGTCGATGCTAAGATGGTGATGCAGAAAGGTCGTTCTGATGGTCCTCAATCCCGCCAAATGCGAATTGCTGAATGTTTGGTTGGTGATGAGACTGGAATGATCATATTCACTGCCAGAAATGATCAAGGTATATATGTTGCTGCTTTCACAATGTTTCCAAGTGCCCCTATTATTAGTTTTCCTCACTGCATCATGGTATTGTTATTGTAACATTTTTGTTGGATGCTTCTTTTCTTTGGTTGGGCGAAGGGGCGTTCTTTGGTTGTTTGGAGTATTCACATGTCATCCATTGACTGTCAATTGTTCTTCTGTTTTGTCCATTTTGTGGGCATCTGTCATTTCTGTTTTGATGTTGGTTACTTCTGGTCTTTATTTTGTCCATGGTCATGCACCATGTGCTTTATTTTGTCAATTTCATGGGCATCTTTGGTTACTGTTTGGGGTTTGTGTTGTGTGCTGAGGCTAATTCGGAAGGTGAATTGTGTTGAACATTGGTAAATATTTTTCCCCCCCAAAAAACTACTATAAAAGATATATACCTATTCAATTGATGGAAATACGTACAGAAGTAGCGTTTAcccaattttaacattattatcaTATATGGCCTTTAATGTGCTATCAAGTATCAAACACTTGTATAGGAAGTCTTCTGTAAATCATATATTTGTTGCTAATTTTGTCACTAATTGATCTAAATAACTTTCAAAACATCTATAATATCTATCTAATAGGTGATGAATTTGGGCAACTGGTGttgtattttttcttgttttttaccCAAAAGATCCTAATTGATGTGTCCATTAGCATTTTCTACCACTATCATCATTAAACATATAAACTTTTTGCATCATGTTCTTATAAAACTCGAGGAAAATAAAGGAGGAAATGTCTTTTGCTATCTGTGTTTAGCTTATTTTAGGATCCAATTGCAAGGTATGGGACTTGAGTCCCACATTGGAAGTATGGGATTCCAATATGGGATTTATAAGGCCTTGGGCTCTCCAACTACAATAGTTAGCTTTTGTGGTATGGTTCTCCCAAGTTTCTTACCATCACCTGATTAAAATGCTTAAAGTTCCTGTTTGGCAGCAGTTGGTAACCTTAAACAAATCTCTACACAGTGCACACATCTAGGtttcaaagaaaaaaggtaaaaaagttGGTAAAACTACACATCTTCCCATTTGCATCGTACATATGGATCCAAGGCTGTTGCGACCCAACACCAAACAGTGAAAGAAAATTGCAATTTTTGTGTAGTCTAAATCTTGTGGTTTGCCTGTGAGAATCAAATCACATCCGTTCATTAAATTTAAGCTAGGTGATTCAGGGCCTCCTCCAATTTGCCTTTGATTaatggttttggttttggttctGGTAAGAGTGTATTCTTTTATCCTATTATTATGTATATGGAAAACTGGTAATAAACTAGGTGTTGTAATTAGAAATAACATGAATATCATTAAAAGCCTGTTGTTGGGAAGTTAATATTCCTTATGCCAAATAATCTAGAATGCCGATTAAGAGGACACAGGCATGGCTTATAGTTTGTTAAATCCAACtaaattttcagtttttgaCAACTCTCAAGAGCTAGCTTTGTGTTAATGTTCCTCAATTCTGTTGTACATGTAAATGTAATGGAAAATTTACACACCTTCATGGATATGAATATGTGATTGCAGTCTTCCCTTCTCCTTTGCAatcattaaatgatttttttgtacTATATATCCTACAATGCAGGTGATAAGTGATTCAACAAAAAAGAtcagaaaaataatagaaattccATGCTTTTTCTCAATCCCTGTTTTCCACCCATCTaatgttgaaacttgaaaatcaaaatgtatCTTTGCTTCTGGATTGTTATTTCTTTTGAACCATAGAAGAGGTTCAAGACTTTAAGTGACTTAGAGGAGATGTTGGaatcattgaaattaaaatctgATGTaattagggaaaaaaatatggttgcaaaagacacaatgtaATTCAGGTCCTTCCGTTtgtcatgtttttattttttagtaaactACTTTTCAGGACCTAGAGCAGAGAAGCGCATGGGTAGTCTACATTCCTGAGTTTActacattcttaattttttggttATAAAAAATGTCTAGGCCTAATTGACTATGGTTTAGCATAGTTACTAAAACTATGCTGGATGACCTGCCAGTTCGATCGAGAACTGGTTAGGTCACTAATCCTAACAATCTAAAATATTGGCTGAGCAAAAAACTGATCAAAAAGTGGCCAAATCTGGGTAAGAACCGCtgcaaaaaccatttgaacttgttttcaatttttttaaattattcattctatttttttaaaataactaaatgaTCATTATGAGATCTATATATAGATtgctattatataattatttattatgttaatttgaaatttacctgatttattttattttatattagattATTGCTTGGTATAGtatgttatataatattaaaaatatattttatcatcacCTGTTTGATCTCAGATTAACCAAATTGAACCAATGAGCTGGGATTCAGTGTCTTTGTTGTTTGACGGCCAGTGCAGTTTTGAAAACCTCGGTTaagttttgttgggtttataATTGACAAGGcttttgaattcttgttttggTTTTGAAGAAGTGATacttttgttaattaattaaggaaTTTCTCTTTATCACTTCCTTAGGCTATGAGAACATGCAATTGGCTAGTTTTGACCAGGTTATTCTTGAGTTTTATGCTTCGCTATATGATTGCAATTGAAGACAAGAACCTAGATTGCAAAAAATGGTGGATTAATATtgtttagaataatttttatcttaattattgTTGGCATTTTAACCTGCAACATAAGTCttggttgttttatttttgttgatctGAATGATTATGGGAAATGAGATTTTGTTCAATTTCTTTGTTTACCTCAATTATTATGAAAACTAATAAGGCTTTACAGTTTACTTCATATATGTGGAATTGGCcggaaaataataacaattctttATGTACTTGGTTGgcatttgaattttgttttttctgaCTTGAAGTAGGAGTTGGTATTACCAGTCTAATCATATAGAGACTAATGGTCTTGGTTGTACCATGATAGAACACCAAttgataaaagtaataaaagacAATATTGAACACTGAAATCACAAACAATACGATAATACACTTGCTGCCCCAGAGACAAACAGTCTCCTATTACACACATACAGCAATACACTTGGTGTACCTGAGACAGAAGTCTCCTACAGAGAGTATTCTCTGTCCGCAAACTGAAAATAACTTCACACCTCTAATTACACAACCTACTGTCATATACTCCTAATACATAACTACCAGCAGTTGTTTTCCACACATAACTACCATCTTGCAGTTTCTAATGCTAAACTAACTACCAGCAGTTGTTTTCCACACATAACTACCATCCTGCAGTTTCTAATGCTAAACTAACTACCAACAGTTATTTCCTACACTAACTGCCATCTTGGAGTTTCTAATACAGAACTGTTTTCTGAAAAAGTGTTTTTCTACACATAGCTCCCATAACTGTACGTCTGTACCTGACTATCAGTTCCTATGCTACCACTACTAAGAGTAAGAACTGCTTTTGGGGTTAAATTGGGTTTACACAGTCTGGGATTACCAGGAAACAATGTCCATGTGTGCCGGTTTCTAATAACTTTCTGTATCTCGTTTGGATATATCTAGGCTCtgaataagaaacaaaaattgattgaagagatttttttttcgggggggggggggggggtggtggTGAGAtggggagagaaagagaagaagaaaattagaaaagaagGAACCCTTTTTTATGCAAATGTTAAGCGATGATGCATATGCCAGATTCCCTTGATTGTCTgcattgaaatttggaaatacCTTAATCCTGCTTTTGGCTGATAGGCTGAGGCCTCAGAAGTGTCAAACCAAAAGAGAACACTGTTTACAGATGTGAAGTTTAGAAAGAGTAACTAGCATGAAGTGGAAGTTTATACCTACTGATTGCTTTCTTTTACATTAAAGACACTGTCATTTCACATACTAAAAGACTTGACTTTgtttaaaatgtgtttttggaCCATTGCAGTTACTAATAAATGAAGCTCAGTCTTCTCATAAGATATTACAGTGATCATATATTATGGAGAACTTAAAATTCGCAAATAATAGGAAAAAGTAATTCCCATtaagaaaaaagtaatttaaccaAACAAGTGGTTTGGAATGCTAAAAGAGCAATTAATGGGTCATTCATTGATAGGAactgatcttttttttttacctaaaaacAATGGAGCCTATCACCTTAAAAGAACAGAAACtgcagaaaataaaagatagatCTAGAGTTCTGTAGATGCACAGAACCTCTAGCCCAAACACATTCCCTTTTCCTCCCAAATTGATGCCTACCCTGGTGTCTCCGTCTTTCACCTTTTAATCATCTTCTCTAACCGAACTCGCATGTTCCCCACTCCTCCATGCCATGTGGAAATCCTGTTATTTTCCACAGTTACTATTCCCATTAGCTACCCTACTGTCCATATTGTGGTCTAGTTAGTGCCTCATGTCCTTTACTCCAACATTCCTATTCAATCGCATGTTTTGTTTACATTTCTACTGAGAAGTCTTAGAGTGTAATTCTCCCTTGATAATAATAGTGTAATACTTGCCAAGTTGTATTCAACATGAATGTTTAAATGTAGTTCCATGTTAGAAGTTGAAgaacaattttgaaaatattttttatgcacaattttgaaataaaattgctgtgaccaaatatttcaaatatgaTTTAAAATGTTGATTTGCAAATAATGAGTTGTTTATGACTTCATTGTGTTATGATGCCCATGAATgagttgaatttttgtttttttgcctGGCACAGCATCTAATATTCGGTGGTATTGCTGAAAacgatgatatatatatatatatatatatatatatatatatatatatatatatatatatatatatatatatatatacttagatTTGAAGATTTTTCTGTATTTCCAATTTTCAGTGGATATGATGAAAGAGGGTGCTACTGTGACCCTGCGCAATGCCAAAATTGACATGTTCAAAGGATCAATGAGGCTTGCTGCGGACAAGTGGGGCCGTGTGGAAGTCACAGAACCTGCTAGTTTCACTGTGAAGGAAGATAATAACTTGTCTCTCATTGAGTATGAACTGGTGAATGTTGTTGTGGAATGACTTATTGGGACCTCTTGGAATTTCTAATGagaataaaaacaaatcaaGCAAAGAAATCTAGCCTTTTTATTTGTCTATGGGACATCTCATCATGCTCATCACAGTTCACCTGAGTTTAGGAATAGAGATTTGAGAAGCCAGTAGTACCAACAGTTGCTTCTTACTGTTGCAACAGACTCTGTGGATCTTGTAGCTTATCCACTGAACAGATGGTGGATTTAAGTGCAAATGGGAATTGGCTTCCAGATCATGCGTTTTGTTATGCTATCTATTGACATTTTAGATTATGTGCACCTTCATCTACCATGGATTGCATGTATCAGAATATTATGTATGGCAGAGATGGGTGTTTATATTTGAGAAAATCCTTTGCTTAATCTCAATATTTAATCTTTATCATGTTCTACAACCTGCTAGCCTCGCAATCTTTGTGCTAAGGAAGTATATCTTTATCGTGTGGAAACCCAAATTCTAGATTGATTGTAACATCAAtttattttgaacatttttaaCTGCTAGTTCAAAAGGGAAggaaaaattcataataaaggagaatcttagttataatttttgggtttatatatgttttgatccattaaaatacttttagcccttataattattaaaattatttacttctaatctaaaataaaaggatgaaaatatatttttgtgaaagtaattaaaaataaataaaatttgaagactGATTTTATTAGACATTACAGTGTTACACAATTTGATACAAATGCGGATAACATGATTAAACATCTAGAAGTGTTTTAAAAGCATCTCCAATGAGAGTTATTTTATTACACTGCATAAGTGGCTTATCAATAAAATGCCATTTTCATATGTCATGTGATTTtggatcaattaaaattttagaattgcTTATATAAGCTACCATTTGCTTAGCAATGTCTGTACATGTAGAAAGAGAATATGAGAtgtttaagagaaaatatttgTGAGTTAAGCACCTTACCCATAGAAATTcctattaaa of Glycine soja cultivar W05 chromosome 1, ASM419377v2, whole genome shotgun sequence contains these proteins:
- the LOC114409905 gene encoding uncharacterized protein At4g28440-like; protein product: MADSKSGLRKPVFIKVDQLRPGTSGHTLTVKVVNAKMVMQRGRSDGPQSRQMQIAECLVGDETGMIIFTARNDQVDTMTEGATVILRNAKIDMFKGSMRLAVDKWGRVELTEPASFTVKEDNNLSLIEYELVNVVVE
- the LOC114409913 gene encoding uncharacterized protein At4g28440-like isoform X1, giving the protein MADSKPGLRKPVFTKVDQLRPGTSGHTLTVKVVDAKMVMQKGRSDGPQSRQMRIAECLVGDETGMIIFTARNDQVDMMKEGATVTLRNAKIDMFKGSMRLAADKWGRVEVTEPASFTVKEDNNLSLIEYELVNVVVE
- the LOC114409913 gene encoding uncharacterized protein At4g28440-like isoform X2, with translation MVMQKGRSDGPQSRQMRIAECLVGDETGMIIFTARNDQVDMMKEGATVTLRNAKIDMFKGSMRLAADKWGRVEVTEPASFTVKEDNNLSLIEYELVNVVVE